From the genome of Acidobacteriota bacterium:
TTAACCGGGATGACAGGATTTACAAGATAAAAGTCGCGGAATAAATCCCTAAAAACCTCATTTCATTTTCGACTATTTACTGTTTCGATTTTGCCATCCTGTTTATCCTGCCTATCCCTGTTTAAATCTTAAAACCATTTCAAGTCGGCGGCTTTGACTTGCAGGTCGTGGTCAATCACGGCGCGCAGTTTCAAATCAAAGCGCACATCGCGCAGATTCACGGTGTAGCCTTGTTCGGTTTCTTCGACGCCGGCAACCGTGTAACGGGCAAAATTCATAAATGTCCGGGTGCGCGAATTATTCCTGAGCGCGTTAATGAGTTCGGGTTTGAGTATGGGCGCTTCCACCCATTCCGATTTGCCGCCGTTGAGATTGATATAACAGGAATAGGTCGTCTCTGTGGTTGCGGCTACGGCATTCCACACATAAGGGTTTGCGGGTGTAGGCCAGGCGGCAACCGATGTGACCCCTTCGGCTGGCAGATTATTGCGCGTCTGTTCGACTGCTGTGTTGTGCGCCATAAACATCGACAAATAATAAATGCCCAGCGCCAGCAGTGAATAGCGCGCCAGGCGTTCACCCCTTTCGCCCCAACGACGAATCGCGCCGAATAAAATAATCAAGAGTCCCGCAAACCAGATAATGCGAATCGTCAGGGAAATCGTCAGCGGAAATCTCGCAGACGGTTCCTGCAAGGCAAACCCCATGATGAGCGAGAGCAGGATGCCAATTGCCAGCCAGATGAAAATTCTTGCCGAGCTATTGGTCGTCAGCCACACCAGCGCGGAACCCAGAATCAACCAAATCCACGGATCAACCACGAAAATGAAATCGCCGTAAAACCAGCGGTCGCTGAACGGCAAAAGCGGGCGCACGCCGTAATTGTTCGTATAATCGAGAAAGATGTGCAGCAATCCGCCCAGATAAGCCAGCCAGAAAATTCTCAGCGGTTTAATCGGTCTTCTGAACGGGTCATGGCGCAAGCGAAAGCGTTTGTCGAGAAAGACCAGAATTAAAGTTAAGAAGGCGGCAAGCGCCGCAACGCCTGTGAAAGAATGGGTGATGCCACGATGAGTTTCCAAATCCTCGAATGTGCCGCGAAAGCGCATGAGAAAATCAATATCGGGCATATTGGAAGCGATCAGAAGTGTCGTCGTCGCAAGTGGGGTAGCGCGTTCAAGACCCGCTTTGGCTAAGGTAAGCCCAAAGAGTGTATGCGTGAAATTTTCCATTGTAAATCAGTCATCGGTAGCCATTAGCTGGTAGTCGGTTGTTGGCGCTTAATAAGGTTTAACCGACTACCGACTACCGATTACCGGCTACTGATGTTAAGGAATTGCATTAGCCAACGGGTTAGGCGCTGGGAGTTCTTTAATTTTATCCGGCGCAAGAGCTGAAAGGCGTTTTTCAGCTTCTGAACCGCTGGTGGTCACGCGGCTGATCTTTGCTGCCTCATAATAGGCTGCCACAGCCTTTTCCGTGTCACCGGCTTTTTCATAAGCGCGACCCAGCCCCGTCTGCACAGTCTGTGCAGGAACGTTGGTCGATTTAAG
Proteins encoded in this window:
- a CDS encoding metal-dependent hydrolase, producing MENFTHTLFGLTLAKAGLERATPLATTTLLIASNMPDIDFLMRFRGTFEDLETHRGITHSFTGVAALAAFLTLILVFLDKRFRLRHDPFRRPIKPLRIFWLAYLGGLLHIFLDYTNNYGVRPLLPFSDRWFYGDFIFVVDPWIWLILGSALVWLTTNSSARIFIWLAIGILLSLIMGFALQEPSARFPLTISLTIRIIWFAGLLIILFGAIRRWGERGERLARYSLLALGIYYLSMFMAHNTAVEQTRNNLPAEGVTSVAAWPTPANPYVWNAVAATTETTYSCYINLNGGKSEWVEAPILKPELINALRNNSRTRTFMNFARYTVAGVEETEQGYTVNLRDVRFDLKLRAVIDHDLQVKAADLKWF